The following proteins are co-located in the Telopea speciosissima isolate NSW1024214 ecotype Mountain lineage chromosome 9, Tspe_v1, whole genome shotgun sequence genome:
- the LOC122638623 gene encoding uncharacterized protein LOC122638623, with protein sequence MSVVQYPDAINAPDLQIWNNAAFDSGDKDESAAMNTSWCSLQSISIGRSESQESDSSKENLSPDFCKSNVSLKSSRPLKPLQQNDANGRSEGKPLKLLFKQGILLPSPTIPSTKTENEVARDDSNIDTEIEEIELEISRLTSKLEALRLAKTEKNLKTIERRRGTGHAKFTEEKQNSKNSATAIKIEEPPATTTGTKFRRRGVSLGPAEVTAGISSRQTGKLEITPIQSIQNRRKSCFWKLEDIKEEVTKQKRRGLSSSPKSRLSVSKIQASKQALTTVGSKKYMKQDDAVMSSIQPQKLFKEGEKSVASKKPLRPGRVIASRYNETPAKYTGNSTKTDQRKRSLPENDKVDTKRFDKKRFSVGKLQGFQSEPGWNQVSEKKVKKRWEIPNDAAMDLSNSLVNGSQLSVLKIADLLPRIKTVRCTEESPRDSGPAKRVAELIGRKSYFSTEETDVETSVFQALSFDEEGEEEELSGK encoded by the coding sequence TGCCATGAACACTTCTTGGTGTTCCCTGCAATCCATCTCCATCGGTCGTTCGGAATCACAAGAATCTGATTCCAGCAAAGAAAATCTTAGTCCTGATTTCTGCAAATCGAATGTTTCTTTGAAATCTTCAAGACCCCTCAAGCCCCTTCAACAAAACGATGCCAATGGAAGATCAGAAGGGAAGCCATTGAAGCTTCTCTTCAAACAGggtattcttcttccttccccaaCTATACCTTCCACCAAGACTGAAAATGAAGTTGCCCGTGATGACAGCAACATCGATACTGAGATCGAGGAGATTGAATTGGAGATCAGTCGTTTGACATCCAAATTAGAAGCACTGCGCCTTGCAAAGACAGAGAAGAATTTGAAAACCATTGAAAGGCGTCGAGGGACCGGTCATGCAAAGTTCACGGAGGAGAAACAGAACTCAAAGAATTCAGCCACAGCAATAAAGATCGAAGAGCCTCCAGCAACGACCACCGGTACAAAATTCCGGCGCAGGGGCGTCAGCCTGGGTCCAGCGGAGGTCACCGCCGGCATCAGTTCACGGCAGACGGGTAAGCTAGAAATAACCCCTATTCAATCAATACAGAACCGCCGGAAATCGTGCTTTTGGAAGCTTGAAgatatcaaagaagaggtgacgAAGCAGAAAAGACGAGGCTTGAGTTCAAGCCCAAAATCACGCTTGTCTGTTTCCAAGATCCAAGCTTCCAAACAAGCATTGACGACTGTAGGTTCAAAGAAATATATGAAACAAGATGATGCAGTCATGTCATCGATTCAACCTCAAAAGCTAttcaaagaaggagaaaaatcTGTTGCCTCCAAGAAACCGCTAAGACCTGGGAGGGTTATAGCAAGCCGTTACAATGAGACTCCCGCGAAGTATACTGGAAATTCCACAAAAACTGATCAGAGGAAGAGGTCCTTGCCTGAGAATGACAAAGTCGACACTAAAAGATTCGATAAGAAACGGTTCTCAGTTGGAAAATTGCAGGGATTTCAATCTGAACCAGGGTGGAATCAAGTAAGCgaaaaaaaggtgaagaagaggTGGGAAATTCCCAATGACGCTGCAATGGATCTGAGTAATAGTCTGGTGAATGGATCACAACTTTCCGTTCTGAAAATTGCTGATTTGCTCCCAAGGATCAAGACCGTACGATGCACTGAGGAAAGCCCACGAGATTCCGGACCTGCTAAGAGGGTAGCAGAGTTAATTGGGAGAAAATCATATTTCAGCACCGAGGAAACAGATGTAGAGACGTCAGTTTTTCAAGCTTTGAGTTTCGATGAAGAgggcgaagaagaagaactaagtGGAAAATAA
- the LOC122640565 gene encoding vacuolar protein 8-like, which yields MRREMGEDRRVSEEQKRNTQEGCTGESNLRKAIQRISALISLSNSIKVFPVKWQLIRKKLDELNSGLTAAEKCDLGENSKFSELIPSIEKTLNDCYDLARRCVDLSYSGKLLMQSDLDVMCAKFELHIKKLAGIYTAGILTNALVVSKPSIGARRDDMKFYVRDLLTRLKIGDFEMKSQALVALNEIVCEDEKYVRIVIETGEIISLLVNFLEFPEIGIQEESAKAISVVAGFDTYRNLLVGAGIIAPLIRVLESGTDLGKERAVRALQKLTENSDNAWSVSAQGGVTALLKLCTSGNEKGGNIIVPACGVLRNLAGVEEIKRFMVEEGAVSCFIKLVRSKEEASQISAIELLQIIASGDESVRQMVIRGGGIQMLVLALDPKSSFSSKARETALRAIESLCFSSMSSLNILMNCGFLDQLLYFLRNSEVSVQELAVKVALRLCRTTEKTKKAMGDAGFMPELVRMLDMKSFEFREMAAEVLCNMVCIPRNRKIFVQEDTNIGRILQLLDPEEGKSGNKFLLSILMSLTSCNSTRRKIMKSSYVKNLEKLAEAEDIEAKRILRKLSTNRFRIILSGIWSS from the coding sequence ATGAGAAGAGAGATGGGAGAAGACAGGAGAGTCAGCGAAGAGCAGAAGCGAAATACTCAGGAAGGATGCACAGGAGAATCTAATCTCAGGAAAGCAATTCAACGTATATCTGCTTTGATATCTCTTTCTAATTCCATCAAAGTTTTCCCTGTGAAATGGCAGTTGATCAGAAAGAAGCTGGACGAGCTGAATTCTGGTTTAACAGCTGCCGAGAAGTGCGACTTGGGCGAAAATTCGAAATTCTCGGAGTTAATTCCATCCATAGAAAAGACCCTTAATGACTGCTATGATCTTGCTCGCCGATGTGTTGACCTGTCCTACAGTGGGAAGTTGCTAATGCAGAGCGACCTCGATGTGATGTGTGCAAAATTCGAGCTTCATATCAAGAAACTAGCAGGAATTTACACTGCTGGAATTCTGACTAATGCGCTTGTAGTGTCAAAGCCCAGTATTGGAGCTCGTAGAGATGACATGAAGTTCTACGTCAGGGATCTGTTGACGCGACTCAAGATCGGAGATTTCGAGATGAAAAGCCAGGCTTTGGTGGCTCTGAACGAGATTGTTTGTGAAGACGAAAAATATGTGAGAATTGTTATAGAGACGGGCGAAATAATAAGTCTTTTGGTGAATTTTCTGGAATTTCCTGAGATTGGGATTCAAGAAGAGTCAGCAAAAGCCATTTCGGTGGTTGCAGGATTTGATACCTATAGAAATCTGCTTGTTGGGGCCGGAATCATTGCTCCTTTGATTCGGGTTTTGGAAAGCGGAACTGATTTGGGAAAAGAAAGAGCTGTAAGGGCTCTGCAGAAACTGACAGAGAATTCAGACAATGCTTGGTCGGTTTCTGCTCAAGGGGGAGTTACGGCTCTGTTAAAGTTGTGCACTTCCGGTAACGAGAAAGGAGGAAACATAATAGTTCCAGCTTGTGGGGTTCTAAGGAATCTTGCTGGAGTGGAGGAGATCAAACGATTCATGGTTGAAGAAGGTGCTGTGTCTTGCTTCATCAAGCTTGTGAGGTCGAAAGAGGAAGCCTCACAAATAAGTGCAATCGAACTCCTCCAAATCATTGCTTCTGGAGATGAATCCGTTCGGCAAATGGTCATCAGAGGAGGAGGAATCCAGATGCTTGTCCTTGCATTGGATCCAaaatcttccttctcttccaaaGCTCGAGAAACTGCACTCAGAGCAATCGAAagtctctgtttctcttccatGAGTTCTCTAAACATCCTGATGAATTGCGGATTTCTTGATCAACTCCTGTATTTCCTTCGCAACAGTGAGGTCTCAGTTCAGGAATTAGCCGTGAAGGTGGCGCTCCGTCTCTGCAGGACAACAGAGAAGACTAAAAAGGCAATGGGTGATGCAGGTTTTATGCCAGAGCTTGTGAGAATGTTAGACATGAAATCTTTCGAATTTCGTGAAATGGCAGCTGAAGTGCTCTGTAACATGGTTTGCATCCCAAGAAACCGGAAGATATTCGTGCAGGAAGATACCAATATTGGACGAATTCTGCAGTTGCTTGACCCAGAGGAAGGGAAATCAGGTAATAAGTTCTTGCTCTCTATATTGATGTCATTGACCAGTTGTAATAGTACAAGAAGAAAGATTATGAAGTCTAGTTATGTGAAGAACTTGGAAAAACTTGCCGAAGCTGAAGATATAGAAGCCAAGAGAATTTTAAGGAAGCTTTCTACAAACAGATTTCGCATTATCTTGAGTGGAATCTGGAGCTCTTGA
- the LOC122639761 gene encoding dynein light chain 2, cytoplasmic-like, with translation MLEGKAVISNTDMLQTMQDEALRLAAKALDVFDVTDSTQIACFIKKEFDKLHGPGWQCIVGTDFGSFVTHFCGCFIHFCIGSLAILLFKGAAGPEAEENRVTALEPVKA, from the exons ATGTTGGAAGGAAAGGCAGTCATTAGCAACACTGACATGCTTCAAACCATGCAGGATGAAGCACTCCGCCTCGCCGCCAAAGCCCTTGATGTCTTTGATGTCACTGATTCCACCCAGATTGCTTGTTTCATTAAGAAG GAATTTGACAAGCTTCATGGACCAGGGTGGCAATGCATCGTGGGAACAGATTTTGGTTCTTTTGTTACTCACTTCTGTGGCTGTTTCATCCACTTCTGCATTGGCAGCCTTGCAATCTTGCTTTTCAAGGGTGCTGCAGGGCCCGAAGCTGAGGAAAATCGGGTCACAGCTTTGGAGCCAGTGAAGGCGTGA
- the LOC122639760 gene encoding protein TRANSPORT INHIBITOR RESPONSE 1-like, with the protein MASKRRRDSPEEKERRVSPFPDEVLERVLGFVKSHKNRSSVSLVCKDWYSAERWSRTHVFIGNCYSVSPEILVRRFPNIRSVTLKGKPRFSDFNLVPPNWGADIQSWLDVFASAYPHLEELRLKRMTIMDESLEFLAHSFPNFKALSLVSCDGFSTDGLATIATYCKNLTELDILENGIEDLGGGWLSCFPENFTSLEILNFANLNSEVSFDSLERLVARCKSLKVLKANKNVTMEQLQRLLSRAPQLMELGTGSFSQDLSFQQYEELKKAFKNCRNLHTLSGLWEATSLYLPALYPACANLTFLNLSYAALQSAELAKLLPSCPLLQRLWVLDTVEDKGLEAVGSSCPLLEELRVFPAEPVVGGGGGVTESGFVAVSRGCRKLHYTLYFCRQMTNAAVATVVQNCPDFTHFRLCIMNPGQPDYLTNEPMDEAFGTVVKTCSKLQRLAVSGLLTDLTFEYIGRYAKNLETLSVAFAGSSDRGMQCVLEGCPKLRKLEIRDSPFGNAALLSGLERYESMRSLWMSACNVTMNACRLLAKEMPRLNVEVIKEDESDDTQAEKVYVYRSVAGPRRDAPPFVLTL; encoded by the exons ATGGCttctaaaaggagaagagattcGCCGGAGGAGAAGGAAAGACGTGTTTCTCCGTTCCCTGATGAAGTCTTGGAACGTGTTCTGGGTTTCGTGAAATCTCACAAGAATAGGAGCTCTGTTTCTCTAGTTTGCAAGGACTGGTACAGTGCGGAGAGATGGAGCCGAACTCACGTGTTCATTGGCAACTGCTACTCTGTTTCACCTGAGATTCTTGTTCGGAGATTTCCCAACATTCGAAGCGTAACCTTGAAAGGGAAGCCTCGATTCTCAGATTTCAACCTCGTCCCTCCCAACTGGGGGGCCGATATCCAATCATGGCTTGATGTCTTCGCCTCTGCGTATCCTCATCTTGAGGAGCTGCGTCTTAAGAGGATGACTATCATGGATGAAAGCTTGGAGTTTCTTGCCCACTCATTTCCAAACTTTAAAGCTCTCTCCCTTGTGAGCTGTGATGGGTTCAGCACTGATGGCCTTGCCACCATTGCCACATATTGCAA GAACTTGACTGAGCTGGACATACTGGAGAATGGCATTGAGGATCTCGGGGGTGGTTGGTTAAGTTGCTTTCCTGAAAACTTCACATCATTAGAAATACTGAACTTTGCAAATTTGAACAGTGAAGTCAGTTTTGATTCCCTGGAGAGGCTTGTTGCTAGATGCAAATCATTGAAGGTTTTGAAAGCAAATAAGAATGTGACTATGGAACAATTACAAAGGCTGCTGTCGCGAGCTCCTCAATTAATGGAACTGGGAACTGGCTCATTCTCGCAAGATCTCAGTTTTCAGCAGTATGAAGAACTCAAAAAAGCATTCAAAAACTGCCGAAACTTGCACACACTCTCAGGTTTATGGGAAGCCACTTCCCTTTATCTCCCAGCCCTGTATCCTGCATGTGCCAATCTGACGTTCTTGAATTTGAGCTATGCTGCCTTACAAAGTGCTGAACTTGCTAAGCTCCTCCCCAGTTGCCCACTTCTTCAGCGTCTCTGG GTCCTGGACACTGTAGAAGACAAAGGGCTTGAGGCTGTTGGGTCCAGCTGCCCTTTACTCGAGGAGCTTCGTGTCTTTCCTGCAGAACCTGTGGTGGGGGGTGGTGGAGGGGTGACAGAATCTGGCTTTGTAGCAGTCTCCCGCGGCTGCCGTAAACTACACTATACTCTCTACTTCTGCCGACAGATGACCAATGCTGCTGTGGCTACAGTAGTGCAAAACTGCCCTGACTTCACCCACTTCCGTCTCTGCATCATGAACCCTGGCCAGCCAGATTATTTGACTAATGAACCTATGGATGAAGCTTTTGGTACCGTGGTTAAGACATGCAGCAAACTTCAGAGGCTTGCAGTCTCTGGTCTACTGACTGACCTGACTTTTGAgtacattggaagatatgctaaGAACTTGGAGACATTATCTGTGGCATTCGCAGGCAGCAGTGACAGGGGGATGCAGTGTGTGCTAGAAGGATGTCCAAAGCTACGGAAACTTGAGATACGTGATTCCCCCTTTGGGAATGCCGCTCTGTTGTCAGGGCTGGAGAGGTATGAGTCAATGAGGTCCCTGTGGATGTCGGCCTGCAATGTGACGATGAATGCATGTAGGCTGCTGGCTAAGGAGATGCCAAGGTTGAATGTGGAGGTGATCAAAGAGGATGAGAGTGATGACACTCAGGCTGAGAAGGTCTATGTTTATCGCTCTGTTGCAGGGCCAAGAAGGGATGCCCCTCCTTTCGTTCTCACCCTCTGA
- the LOC122638624 gene encoding FCS-Like Zinc finger 3-like: protein MDLSNPEEAPATFDSIVQNAMKERQKVVGHEGSSRRNQQGSGGTGFGSDGFDYRLMAATISPRTTHKRNFSNFIETPQFLCNLCKRCLGPVRDIYMYRGDSAFCSLEHRQQQINLEERKEKCALASKKDASTTAGSKSSPSKGETVAAA from the exons ATGGATCTAAGCAACCCAGAAGAAGCTCCGGCAACCTTTGATTCTATAGTTCAGAACGCCATGAAAGAGCGACAGAAAGTTGTAGGCCATGAAGGTTCTTCTAGAAGGAACCAACAGGGTAGTGGTGGTACTGGATTTGGGTCAGATGGGTTCGATTACCGGCTTATGGCCGCTACTATTTCTCCCAGAACAACCCATAAGAGGAATTTCAGCAATTTCATTGAAACACCTCAGTTCTTATGTAACCTCTGCAAGCGCTGCCTTGGCCCTGTCCGTGACATCTACATGTACAG AGGAGATAGCGCGTTTTGCAGTTTAGAACATCGACAGCAGCAGATTAACCTAGAGGAACGCAAGGAGAAGTGTGCGTTGGCTTCGAAGAAAGATGCATCGACTACCGCTGGATCAAAATCCTCCCCTTCTAAAGGAGAGACAGTCGCTGCTGCATAG